The Streptomyces avermitilis MA-4680 = NBRC 14893 genome contains a region encoding:
- a CDS encoding SanA/YdcF family protein, whose amino-acid sequence MGLPRLGIRRPRLPRTRAGRRRAVQVVMLGCVLALLPATWMFAVAGDRLRTTEDAPRTEVAVVFGAGLWAGEPSPYLAHRLDAAAKLYRAGRIEVVLVTGDNSREDYDEPDAMRTYLTRHGVPDGRIVSDYAGFDTWDSCVRAKKIFGVNHAVLISQGFHIRRAVALCQAAGVDSYGIGVDAKHDATWYYGGTREIFAAGKAALDAVFKPDPRFLGPKEPGVGEALAADR is encoded by the coding sequence ATGGGCCTGCCGCGCCTGGGAATTCGCAGACCGCGCCTGCCACGCACCCGTGCCGGGCGGCGCCGGGCCGTACAGGTCGTGATGCTCGGGTGCGTGCTCGCGCTGCTCCCCGCCACCTGGATGTTCGCGGTGGCGGGCGACCGGCTGCGCACGACCGAGGACGCGCCGCGCACCGAGGTGGCGGTCGTCTTCGGCGCGGGCCTGTGGGCGGGCGAGCCGTCGCCGTACCTCGCGCACCGGCTCGACGCGGCGGCGAAGCTGTACCGGGCGGGCCGCATCGAGGTCGTCCTCGTCACCGGCGACAACAGCCGCGAGGACTACGACGAGCCGGACGCGATGCGCACGTACCTGACGCGGCACGGTGTCCCCGACGGCCGCATCGTCAGCGACTACGCCGGTTTCGACACCTGGGACTCCTGCGTACGCGCCAAGAAGATCTTCGGCGTGAACCACGCGGTCCTGATCAGCCAGGGCTTCCACATCCGTCGCGCGGTCGCGCTGTGCCAGGCGGCGGGGGTCGACTCGTACGGCATCGGCGTCGACGCCAAGCACGACGCCACTTGGTACTACGGGGGCACCCGGGAGATCTTCGCGGCGGGCAAGGCCGCCCTGGACGCGGTGTTCAAGCCGGATCCCCGGTTCCTCGGGCCGAAGGAACCAGGGGTGGGCGAGGCGCTGGCCGCCGACCGGTGA
- a CDS encoding NAD(P)/FAD-dependent oxidoreductase, with amino-acid sequence MVDADQTFVIVGGGLAGAKAAETLRAEGFTGRVILICDERDHPYERPPLSKGYLLGKEERDSVFVHEPAWYARNDIELHLGQTVDAVDRAAKTVRFGDDGTLVHYDKLLLATGAEPRRLDIPGTDLAGVHHLRRLAHAERLKGVLAALGRDNGHLVIAGAGWIGLEVAAAAREYGAEVTVVEHGPTPLHGVLGPELGQVFAELHREHGVRFHFGVRLTEIVGQDGMVLAARTDDGEEHPAHDVLAAIGAAPRTGLAEAAGLTLADRAHGGGIAVDGRLRTSDPDIYAAGDVAAFHHPLFDTRLRVEHWANALNGGPAAARAMLGRDLTYDRMPYFFSDQYDLGMEYSGWAPPGTYDQVVIRGDAGKRQFIAFWVKEGRVLAGMNVNVWDVTEPIQALIRSGTPVDTEALANPHVPLETLTP; translated from the coding sequence GTGGTCGACGCGGATCAGACATTCGTCATCGTCGGAGGAGGTCTGGCCGGCGCGAAGGCGGCCGAGACGCTCCGCGCGGAGGGGTTCACCGGGCGGGTGATACTGATCTGTGACGAGCGTGACCACCCGTACGAGCGCCCACCGCTGTCCAAGGGGTATCTGCTCGGCAAGGAGGAGCGCGACAGCGTCTTCGTCCACGAACCCGCCTGGTACGCGCGGAACGACATCGAGCTGCACCTCGGCCAGACCGTCGACGCGGTCGACCGCGCCGCGAAGACGGTCCGCTTCGGCGACGACGGCACCCTGGTGCACTACGACAAGCTGCTCCTCGCCACCGGCGCCGAGCCCCGCCGCCTCGACATCCCGGGCACGGACCTCGCCGGGGTCCACCATCTGCGACGCCTCGCCCACGCCGAGCGGCTCAAGGGCGTCCTCGCCGCCCTCGGCCGGGACAACGGGCACCTCGTCATCGCGGGCGCCGGCTGGATCGGCCTGGAGGTCGCGGCGGCGGCCCGCGAGTACGGCGCGGAGGTCACCGTCGTCGAGCACGGGCCGACCCCGCTGCACGGCGTTCTCGGCCCCGAGCTGGGCCAGGTCTTCGCCGAGCTGCACCGTGAACACGGCGTCCGCTTCCACTTCGGCGTCCGGCTGACCGAGATCGTCGGGCAGGACGGCATGGTGCTGGCCGCGCGTACGGACGACGGCGAGGAGCACCCGGCGCACGACGTGCTCGCCGCGATCGGCGCCGCCCCGCGCACCGGTCTCGCCGAGGCCGCGGGCCTGACGCTCGCCGACCGCGCCCACGGCGGCGGTATCGCGGTCGACGGGCGGCTGCGCACCTCCGACCCCGACATCTACGCCGCCGGCGACGTCGCCGCCTTCCACCACCCCCTCTTCGACACCCGGCTGCGCGTCGAACACTGGGCCAACGCGCTCAACGGCGGGCCGGCGGCGGCGCGCGCGATGCTCGGCCGCGACCTCACGTACGACCGGATGCCGTACTTCTTCTCCGACCAGTACGACCTGGGGATGGAGTACTCGGGCTGGGCACCCCCGGGGACGTACGACCAGGTGGTGATCCGCGGGGACGCGGGCAAGCGGCAGTTCATCGCGTTCTGGGTGAAGGAGGGGCGGGTGCTGGCCGGGATGAACGTGAATGTGTGGGACGTCACGGAGCCGATCCAGGCCCTGATCCGCTCCGGAACCCCGGTGGACACGGAGGCCCTGGCAAACCCGCACGTCCCACTGGAGACCCTGACCCCCTGA
- a CDS encoding sirohydrochlorin chelatase, translating to MTASNPSRDESSFRPGGRPPRAVPLDSTAQLMNAISSQLGSQLSLVSLNGARRPAPPALVLVGHGSRDPRALSTVRTLIDRVRELRPHLPVHLGHIELNEPLLPDTLAALQDDSRAVLVPLLLSRGYHVKQDIPDAAAAATRVRTHVAAPLGPHPLLVETLHARLTEAGWRTRMSDSARRASAVVLAAAGSRDPESAVDTRRIAQLLAERLGVPVVPAYASAAAPTVPAALRALAARGRHRVAVASYFTAPGRFATACAEAAPWIAAAPLGAHPAMARLVLHRYDQTLAATGSATGPASVPALATA from the coding sequence ATGACGGCGTCGAACCCTTCTCGCGACGAGTCCTCGTTCCGCCCCGGCGGTCGGCCGCCACGGGCCGTTCCCCTCGACAGTACGGCGCAACTCATGAACGCGATCAGCAGTCAGCTCGGCAGTCAGCTCAGTCTCGTCTCGCTCAACGGTGCCCGTCGGCCGGCGCCGCCCGCGCTCGTCCTCGTGGGCCACGGCAGCCGCGACCCGCGCGCCCTCAGCACCGTCCGCACCCTGATCGACCGGGTCCGCGAACTGCGCCCGCACCTGCCCGTGCACCTGGGCCACATCGAGCTGAACGAGCCCCTGCTGCCCGACACGCTCGCGGCTCTTCAGGACGACAGCCGGGCAGTCCTCGTACCGCTGCTGCTCAGCCGGGGCTACCACGTCAAGCAGGACATCCCCGACGCCGCGGCCGCCGCCACCCGGGTGCGCACCCATGTCGCCGCCCCGCTCGGCCCGCACCCCCTCCTCGTGGAGACCCTGCACGCCCGTCTGACCGAGGCCGGCTGGCGCACGCGGATGAGCGACTCGGCCCGCCGGGCGAGCGCTGTCGTACTCGCCGCCGCCGGGTCCCGCGACCCGGAGTCGGCCGTCGACACCCGCCGTATCGCCCAGCTCCTCGCCGAACGCCTCGGCGTTCCCGTCGTCCCCGCCTACGCCTCCGCGGCCGCGCCCACGGTGCCCGCCGCCCTGCGCGCCCTCGCCGCCCGCGGCCGCCACCGGGTCGCCGTCGCCTCGTACTTCACCGCCCCGGGCCGCTTCGCCACGGCGTGCGCCGAGGCCGCGCCCTGGATCGCCGCCGCCCCGCTCGGAGCCCACCCGGCGATGGCCCGCCTCGTCCTGCACCGCTACGACCAGACCCTCGCCGCCACCGGATCCGCCACCGGCCCCGCGTCCGTGCCGGCCCTGGCCACGGCCTGA
- a CDS encoding class F sortase, which produces MPRFGNIAIASVTVAALCSGAWLLGSGAESHAPPQPSAAQASARADREQSAAPALPPSPPDRIRIPSIRVDAPLMGLLLTPQGSLDVPPAEKKNLAGWYEAGTTPGETGTAIVAGHVDNAEGPAVFYDLGALKKGSSIEVQRRDGATAVFSVDAVEVYEARNFPDEKVYGAARRPELRVITCGGGYSKTTGYQGNVVVFAHLTGSH; this is translated from the coding sequence GTGCCCAGGTTCGGCAACATCGCCATAGCGTCCGTGACCGTGGCCGCCCTCTGCTCCGGCGCATGGCTGCTGGGCAGCGGCGCCGAGAGCCACGCACCACCACAGCCGTCGGCCGCACAGGCGTCGGCCCGTGCCGATCGCGAGCAGTCCGCGGCGCCCGCGCTGCCGCCCTCCCCGCCCGACCGCATCCGCATCCCCTCGATCCGCGTCGACGCCCCGCTGATGGGCCTCCTCCTCACCCCGCAGGGCAGCCTGGACGTACCGCCCGCCGAGAAGAAGAACCTCGCGGGCTGGTACGAGGCGGGCACCACCCCCGGCGAGACGGGCACCGCGATCGTCGCCGGGCACGTCGACAACGCGGAGGGGCCCGCCGTCTTCTACGACCTCGGCGCCCTGAAGAAAGGCAGCTCCATAGAGGTGCAGCGCCGCGACGGAGCCACGGCCGTCTTCTCCGTCGACGCCGTCGAGGTGTACGAGGCCCGGAACTTCCCCGACGAGAAGGTGTACGGCGCCGCCCGCCGCCCCGAACTGCGCGTCATCACCTGCGGCGGCGGCTACTCGAAGACGACGGGTTATCAGGGGAACGTCGTCGTCTTCGCCCATCTGACGGGCAGCCACTGA
- a CDS encoding MarR family winged helix-turn-helix transcriptional regulator has product MAAELHLLGRAVKQTQYRQHRALDSRLAGVGTTLAQWDALRAISRSPGASARALAAATFQSEQAFGTLAGRLVTQGMVERRPGHGRRIEHHLTPLGEKTLKAGHQVAEEVLAECFAPLSEAERTTLLNLLRRLGDEAPDE; this is encoded by the coding sequence ATGGCCGCTGAACTGCACCTTCTCGGAAGAGCCGTCAAGCAGACCCAGTACCGTCAGCACCGGGCGCTGGACAGTCGACTGGCGGGCGTCGGCACGACGCTCGCCCAGTGGGACGCGCTGCGCGCGATCAGCCGCTCACCGGGGGCGTCCGCCCGCGCGCTGGCCGCGGCGACGTTCCAGAGCGAGCAGGCGTTCGGCACCCTCGCCGGCCGGCTGGTGACCCAGGGCATGGTCGAACGCCGTCCGGGTCACGGCCGGCGCATCGAGCACCACCTGACCCCGTTGGGCGAGAAGACCCTGAAGGCGGGGCACCAGGTCGCCGAGGAGGTACTGGCCGAATGCTTCGCACCACTGTCCGAAGCCGAGCGCACGACCTTGCTGAATCTGCTCCGGCGCCTCGGCGACGAGGCGCCCGACGAATAA
- a CDS encoding YceI family protein, whose amino-acid sequence MNLFSRNSSPRRATTPAAPTVPAGSTAPAGYSAPITTVTPDPALAALSGEWVIDPAHSRIGFSVRHAMVTTVRGAFAEYESRLYFDGRNPARSRAEIVLSTASVQTGVEQRDAHLIGRDFLDAARYPHLRFASTAVQLASPDVYRMAGDLTIRNATCPVVLELTYIGHVMDPFGYERVGFDGTTTINRSDWGLTYNARLAEGGAMVSEKVRLQFDIAAIRSTPAG is encoded by the coding sequence ATGAACCTGTTCAGCCGCAACTCCTCGCCCCGCCGCGCCACCACCCCCGCCGCTCCGACAGTCCCTGCCGGTTCGACGGCCCCCGCCGGTTATTCCGCCCCCATTACCACCGTCACGCCGGATCCCGCCCTGGCGGCGCTGAGCGGAGAATGGGTCATCGACCCCGCACACAGCAGGATCGGGTTCTCCGTACGGCACGCCATGGTGACAACCGTGCGCGGGGCTTTCGCGGAATACGAAAGCCGCCTCTACTTCGACGGCCGCAACCCGGCTCGTTCCCGGGCCGAGATAGTGCTGTCCACCGCAAGCGTCCAAACCGGCGTGGAACAACGCGACGCCCACCTGATCGGCCGCGACTTCCTGGACGCCGCGAGGTATCCGCACCTGCGTTTCGCGAGTACGGCCGTACAACTCGCGAGCCCGGACGTCTACCGCATGGCCGGCGACCTCACCATAAGAAACGCCACCTGCCCCGTCGTCCTGGAGCTCACCTACATCGGTCACGTCATGGACCCGTTCGGCTATGAGCGGGTCGGCTTCGACGGCACCACCACGATCAACCGTTCCGACTGGGGCCTGACCTACAACGCCAGACTGGCCGAGGGCGGCGCCATGGTGAGCGAGAAGGTCCGCCTCCAGTTCGACATCGCCGCCATCCGCTCCACTCCGGCCGGCTGA
- a CDS encoding intradiol ring-cleavage dioxygenase, with the protein MTDSDKSDITRRRVLALGGAAAGAAMGLGISSCSSDSGARTSGSPAHGASGTDVCVLNSSATEGSYYLDGALFRQDITDGKKGVPLTVRLTVRDRTGSCAPLGDAAVEIWHCDAAGHYSGYPTAGPAGTAPGPAGGSTDTSGADERTYLRGYRTTGDDGTVEFTTIFPGWYPPRAPHIHVKVHTGGTSTDRTYQGGKVNWTGQLFFDDRYGDEVYGTSPYTEHTGTRTRLTEDTVYAGGGARDGLMAVTGDVVKGFTGTLTVAVDPEEEGRGADTVGAGSPPPGGAPSGSPSTGTPSGPSPTATPTVTPGGTPTPPPDSAASASATATP; encoded by the coding sequence ATGACCGACAGCGACAAAAGCGACATCACTCGTCGACGGGTCCTCGCGCTGGGCGGCGCGGCAGCAGGCGCCGCCATGGGGCTCGGCATCAGCTCCTGCTCCTCGGACTCCGGCGCGCGCACGTCGGGTTCACCGGCGCACGGTGCCTCCGGCACCGACGTGTGCGTACTCAACTCCAGCGCCACGGAAGGGTCGTACTACCTGGACGGCGCGCTGTTCCGCCAGGACATCACCGACGGCAAGAAGGGCGTCCCGCTCACGGTGCGGCTGACCGTGCGCGACCGGACCGGGTCCTGTGCCCCGCTCGGGGACGCGGCCGTCGAGATCTGGCACTGCGACGCCGCGGGCCACTACTCCGGTTACCCGACCGCCGGCCCGGCCGGCACCGCGCCCGGGCCGGCCGGCGGGAGCACGGATACCAGCGGCGCGGACGAACGGACGTATCTGCGCGGCTACCGGACGACCGGCGACGACGGCACCGTCGAGTTCACGACGATCTTCCCCGGCTGGTACCCGCCGCGCGCCCCCCACATCCACGTCAAGGTGCACACCGGCGGCACGAGCACCGACCGTACCTACCAGGGCGGCAAGGTCAACTGGACCGGGCAGCTCTTCTTCGACGACCGATACGGCGACGAGGTCTACGGGACGTCCCCGTACACCGAGCACACCGGTACCCGCACCCGGCTCACCGAGGACACGGTCTACGCGGGCGGCGGCGCCAGGGACGGGCTGATGGCCGTCACCGGGGACGTGGTCAAGGGGTTCACCGGCACGCTGACGGTCGCCGTCGACCCGGAGGAGGAGGGCAGGGGCGCCGACACCGTCGGCGCGGGGAGCCCGCCGCCCGGCGGGGCACCGAGCGGGTCCCCGTCCACCGGGACGCCGAGCGGGCCCTCGCCCACCGCGACGCCGACCGTGACGCCCGGCGGCACGCCGACCCCGCCCCCGGACAGCGCCGCGAGCGCCTCGGCGACCGCCACGCCGTGA
- a CDS encoding gamma-glutamylcyclotransferase family protein has protein sequence MTLPFFVYGTLRPGEHNHDLFLRGRTESEEPARLRDAVLYEGPGYPYAVEEPGAGPVCGELVTALPEAYGELLGALDRLEEYVPGDPGNLYERVALHVTRGDGAAVRAWVYVAAPAVAARLRARGTLIGGGDWHARR, from the coding sequence GTGACACTCCCCTTCTTCGTGTACGGCACCCTGCGCCCCGGCGAGCACAACCACGACCTCTTCCTTCGCGGACGCACGGAGTCCGAGGAGCCGGCCCGGCTGCGGGATGCCGTGCTCTACGAGGGGCCCGGATACCCGTACGCCGTGGAGGAGCCGGGCGCCGGGCCCGTGTGCGGGGAGTTGGTGACCGCGCTGCCCGAGGCGTACGGGGAACTGCTCGGGGCGCTGGACCGGCTGGAGGAGTACGTGCCGGGCGACCCCGGCAACCTGTACGAGCGGGTGGCCCTGCACGTCACCCGCGGCGACGGCGCGGCCGTACGCGCCTGGGTGTACGTGGCCGCGCCCGCCGTCGCGGCCCGGCTACGGGCGCGCGGCACGCTCATCGGGGGCGGCGACTGGCACGCCCGCCGCTGA
- a CDS encoding deoxyguanosinetriphosphate triphosphohydrolase, whose product MEGTTPGTPQAYEDYEETVSYEDAVTRVGYDESAVERWAVEPDKRPGRTAFQRDRARVLHSSALRRLAGKTQVVTPGTRSRAWDASPRTRLTHSLECAQVGRELGAALGCDPDLVEAACLSHDLGHPPFGHNGEQALNEFAEDCGGFEGNAQSLRLLARIEPKRFVRSEGSGELVSVGLNLTRAALDAATKYPWPRRAHPTDPTSPKFGVYEDDRPVFDWIRKGAPGHRTCFEAQVMDWADDVAYSVHDVEDGLHAGHIDPNCLHAEPERQAVFAVAIGRYVPADTDPAELAEALDRLLDQEWWPHGYDGSAVAQARLKDATSQLIGRFCLAAEGATRAAYGSGRLTRYAAELVVPRAARLECAVLKAVADWYVMQRAEQERLRADQRVVVAELAEALTARAPEGLDPQFWALFDEAADDRARKRVIVDQIASLTDVAARSLHARLTGHL is encoded by the coding sequence ATGGAAGGCACCACGCCCGGGACCCCGCAGGCATACGAGGACTACGAGGAAACCGTCTCGTACGAGGACGCCGTCACGCGCGTCGGCTACGACGAGAGCGCTGTCGAGCGCTGGGCCGTGGAGCCCGACAAACGGCCCGGGCGCACCGCCTTCCAGCGTGACCGCGCGCGCGTGCTGCACTCCTCCGCGCTGCGCCGTCTCGCCGGCAAGACCCAGGTCGTCACCCCGGGCACCCGCAGTCGCGCCTGGGACGCCAGCCCGCGCACCCGGCTGACCCACTCCCTGGAGTGCGCCCAGGTCGGCCGGGAGCTGGGCGCCGCCCTCGGCTGCGACCCCGACCTCGTCGAAGCGGCCTGCCTCTCCCACGACCTCGGCCACCCGCCCTTCGGGCACAACGGCGAACAGGCGCTCAACGAATTCGCCGAGGACTGCGGCGGCTTCGAGGGCAACGCGCAGTCTCTGCGGCTGCTGGCCCGCATCGAGCCCAAGCGTTTCGTCCGGTCCGAGGGCTCGGGCGAGCTGGTGAGCGTCGGGCTCAACCTCACCCGCGCCGCCCTCGACGCCGCCACCAAGTACCCCTGGCCGCGTCGCGCCCACCCCACGGACCCCACGTCACCGAAGTTCGGGGTCTACGAGGACGACCGCCCCGTCTTCGACTGGATCCGCAAGGGCGCCCCCGGCCACCGCACCTGCTTCGAGGCCCAGGTCATGGACTGGGCCGACGACGTGGCGTACTCGGTGCACGACGTCGAGGACGGCCTGCACGCCGGCCACATCGACCCCAACTGTCTGCACGCCGAGCCCGAGCGGCAGGCGGTCTTCGCCGTCGCCATCGGCCGGTACGTGCCCGCCGACACCGACCCCGCCGAGCTGGCCGAGGCCCTCGACCGGCTCCTCGACCAGGAGTGGTGGCCGCACGGCTACGACGGGTCGGCCGTCGCCCAGGCCCGGCTGAAGGACGCCACCAGCCAGCTCATCGGCCGCTTCTGCCTGGCGGCGGAGGGCGCGACCCGGGCGGCGTACGGCAGCGGCCGCCTGACGAGATACGCGGCCGAACTCGTCGTACCGCGCGCGGCCCGTCTGGAGTGCGCGGTCCTCAAGGCGGTCGCCGACTGGTACGTCATGCAGCGCGCCGAACAGGAGCGGCTCCGCGCCGATCAGCGTGTCGTCGTCGCCGAGCTGGCCGAGGCGCTCACCGCCCGCGCGCCGGAGGGGCTCGACCCGCAGTTCTGGGCGCTGTTCGACGAGGCGGCGGACGACCGGGCACGCAAGCGGGTGATAGTCGACCAGATCGCCTCACTGACCGACGTCGCGGCACGGTCGCTGCACGCGAGGCTCACGGGGCATCTGTGA
- a CDS encoding NADPH-dependent FMN reductase, producing MKTTTTVELSSAPVSAPVPVPVPAPAAAAADGPVRVAVLVGSNRQGRFGPVVAEWLLGQVRERDDLVPDVVDVAEIPLPTTMSPSPAATAALAEVTPKLAAADAFVVLTPEYNHSFPAGLKNLIDWHYAEWRAKPVALVSYGGVSGGLRAVEHLRQVFAELHAVTVRDTVSFHGASAAFDERGRPHDPAGPSAAAKVMLDQLVWWAQALREAKRTRPYGG from the coding sequence ATGAAGACCACAACGACCGTGGAGTTGTCCTCCGCCCCCGTCTCTGCCCCTGTTCCTGTTCCTGTTCCTGCTCCCGCCGCCGCTGCGGCCGACGGCCCGGTCCGGGTCGCCGTCCTCGTCGGCAGCAACCGCCAGGGCCGCTTCGGGCCCGTCGTCGCCGAGTGGCTGCTCGGTCAGGTCCGTGAGCGCGACGACCTCGTGCCCGATGTCGTCGACGTGGCGGAGATTCCGCTGCCGACGACCATGTCCCCGTCCCCCGCGGCGACCGCCGCGCTCGCCGAGGTCACGCCGAAGCTGGCCGCGGCCGACGCGTTCGTCGTCCTCACTCCCGAGTACAACCACTCCTTCCCGGCCGGCCTGAAGAACCTCATCGACTGGCACTACGCCGAGTGGCGCGCCAAGCCGGTCGCCCTCGTCTCCTACGGCGGCGTCTCGGGGGGTCTGCGCGCCGTCGAGCACCTCCGTCAGGTCTTCGCGGAGCTCCACGCGGTGACGGTGCGCGACACGGTGTCGTTCCACGGCGCGAGCGCGGCGTTCGACGAACGGGGCCGGCCCCACGACCCCGCCGGTCCGTCCGCGGCGGCGAAGGTGATGCTGGACCAACTGGTGTGGTGGGCGCAGGCGTTGCGGGAGGCGAAGCGGACGAGGCCGTACGGAGGCTGA
- a CDS encoding M4 family metallopeptidase, which translates to MATATATLLATALAPTAGADTGPSRATVIDNAAAVLTHQAARLGLTAAQGTSVRDVVVDADGGQHVRYDRTYRHLPVLGGDFVVHLAPNGSYRGADRSTRRAISLADITPALSAPKAADLATAALRAANTGELLKKVTAKPQLVVDALHGAPKLAWRTNVVGQDSLGNPVARTVLTDARSGKQIDAWDSIETATGDGKSLYSGTVALESTLSGSTYQLKDATRGNTYTGDAANKTDLCILGICFSRAPATLFTDADNHWGTGAASDRSSAAVDAQYGTNETWDYYKNVHGRNGIAGDGKGSYNRVHYGSNYNNAFWDDSCFCMTYGDGDGTTFGPLVALDVAGHEMSHGVTSKTAALTYSGESGGLNEATSDVFGTLVEFHANNSSDAGDYLIGEKIVRSGFGKAALRFMDKPSKDGNSADCWSSSVGNLDVHYSSGVANHFAYLLAEGSGAKTVNGVSYNSPTCNGSTVTGIGRDKLGAIWYRALTVYMTSSTNYAGARTATLSAAKDLYGAGSTEYNAVAAAWSAVSVG; encoded by the coding sequence GTGGCCACCGCGACCGCCACGCTGCTGGCCACGGCACTCGCCCCGACCGCGGGCGCGGACACCGGCCCCAGCAGGGCCACCGTGATCGACAACGCGGCCGCGGTGCTCACGCACCAGGCCGCACGCCTGGGCCTCACCGCCGCCCAGGGCACCAGCGTGCGCGATGTCGTCGTTGACGCGGACGGCGGCCAGCATGTGCGCTACGACCGCACATACCGCCACCTCCCCGTGCTGGGCGGCGACTTCGTCGTCCACCTGGCGCCGAACGGCTCCTACCGCGGCGCCGACCGGTCCACCAGGCGCGCCATCTCGCTCGCCGACATCACGCCCGCCCTCTCCGCGCCGAAGGCCGCCGACCTGGCCACGGCCGCGCTGCGCGCCGCGAACACCGGTGAGCTGCTGAAGAAGGTGACCGCCAAGCCCCAACTCGTCGTCGACGCCCTGCACGGCGCGCCGAAACTGGCCTGGCGCACCAACGTGGTGGGACAGGACTCGCTCGGCAACCCGGTCGCCCGTACGGTCCTCACCGACGCCCGCTCCGGCAAGCAGATCGACGCCTGGGACAGCATCGAGACGGCGACGGGCGACGGCAAGTCCCTCTACAGCGGCACGGTCGCGCTGGAGTCGACGCTGTCCGGATCGACGTACCAGCTCAAGGACGCGACGCGCGGGAACACGTACACGGGCGACGCGGCCAACAAGACGGATCTGTGCATCCTGGGCATCTGTTTCAGCCGCGCCCCCGCCACCCTCTTCACCGACGCGGACAACCACTGGGGCACGGGGGCCGCTTCGGACCGCTCCTCGGCGGCGGTGGACGCGCAGTACGGCACGAACGAGACGTGGGACTACTACAAGAACGTCCACGGCCGCAACGGCATCGCCGGCGACGGCAAGGGCTCCTACAACCGCGTCCACTACGGCAGCAACTACAACAACGCCTTCTGGGACGACAGTTGCTTCTGCATGACGTACGGGGACGGTGACGGGACGACCTTCGGCCCGCTGGTGGCGCTGGACGTGGCCGGCCACGAGATGTCCCACGGCGTCACGTCGAAGACGGCGGCGCTGACCTACTCGGGCGAGTCGGGCGGCCTCAACGAGGCCACCTCCGACGTCTTCGGCACCCTGGTGGAGTTCCACGCGAACAACTCCTCCGACGCCGGTGACTACCTGATCGGCGAGAAGATCGTCCGCTCCGGCTTCGGCAAGGCGGCCCTGCGCTTCATGGACAAGCCGTCGAAGGACGGCAACTCGGCGGACTGCTGGAGCAGTTCGGTGGGGAACCTGGACGTCCACTACTCCTCGGGGGTCGCGAACCACTTCGCGTATCTGCTCGCCGAGGGCAGCGGCGCCAAGACCGTCAACGGCGTCAGCTACAACTCCCCCACCTGCAACGGCTCCACGGTGACGGGCATCGGCCGGGACAAGCTCGGCGCGATCTGGTACCGGGCCCTGACGGTCTACATGACGTCCTCGACGAACTACGCCGGGGCGCGGACCGCGACACTGAGCGCGGCGAAGGACCTGTACGGCGCCGGCAGCACGGAGTACAACGCGGTGGCCGCCGCGTGGAGCGCCGTGTCCGTGGGCTGA
- a CDS encoding alpha/beta fold hydrolase, which produces MTSELPFTLSEAGTGRPVLILHGGGGPATVAPLAGHLARTAHTLVPTHPGWNGTPRPDRFAGVDDIALAYLRHLQDRGLRDVLVVGSSLGGWIGAELAARDDLGIITGLVLIDAVGIQVDGEPVRDFFALDARGVAEYSYHDPDRFYVDPADIPAGQLAARQANMATMRALAGDPYMHDPTLRGRLARVPVPTLVLWGESDRIVTPAYGRAYTDAFPDARFEVIPKAGHLPQLEQPEATFAAIDAYLAR; this is translated from the coding sequence ATGACTTCCGAACTGCCCTTCACCCTGTCCGAGGCCGGCACCGGCCGGCCCGTGCTGATCCTCCACGGCGGCGGCGGCCCGGCCACCGTCGCGCCCCTCGCCGGCCACCTCGCGCGAACCGCGCACACCCTCGTCCCCACCCACCCGGGCTGGAACGGCACCCCGCGCCCCGACCGGTTCGCCGGCGTCGACGACATCGCCCTCGCCTACCTGCGCCACCTCCAGGACCGGGGGCTGCGGGACGTGCTCGTCGTCGGCTCCTCCCTGGGTGGCTGGATCGGCGCCGAGCTGGCCGCGCGCGACGACCTCGGAATCATCACCGGGCTCGTCCTGATCGACGCCGTCGGCATCCAGGTCGACGGCGAACCGGTCAGGGACTTCTTCGCCCTCGACGCGCGCGGAGTCGCCGAGTACTCCTACCACGACCCCGACCGCTTCTACGTCGATCCCGCCGACATCCCCGCCGGGCAACTCGCCGCCCGTCAGGCCAACATGGCGACCATGCGCGCACTCGCGGGCGACCCGTACATGCACGACCCCACCCTCCGCGGCCGCCTGGCCCGCGTCCCGGTCCCCACCCTGGTGCTGTGGGGGGAGAGCGACCGGATCGTCACCCCCGCCTACGGGCGCGCGTACACCGATGCCTTCCCTGACGCCCGGTTCGAAGTCATCCCCAAGGCGGGCCACCTGCCCCAGCTCGAACAGCCGGAAGCCACCTTCGCCGCGATCGACGCGTACCTCGCGCGCTGA